In Scleropages formosus chromosome 10, fSclFor1.1, whole genome shotgun sequence, a single genomic region encodes these proteins:
- the smtnl gene encoding smoothelin, like: MNTGTRPVQNEEETVCAALARYEATLRDAVRELHVDVSAFKLGVERRLEEAGLLTGPLGHVVTQLQQENRQLRAQLEALTRQVEALTGVACERSGFQTDLTQTSLLGPSTIGTASHSPQTPPGPAASSDSCPTANRFSSRARFSLSGKISSPEKEEPIEVDLAPVPSVVQNGHTSTAENSMAPQEVRSTLSDVLQEQTAPVSMVMPHLPITATTKTAESSVAPVTKILESLTGPIQTLNPAVSGTSPGQSTASSSQSQAISEASLQSAPAVKTWSPSPVRTLGSPRVTEKHTSMPSKSVSYPGIAPISQSLSSNRAVEVAGERRRELVRSQTLPRNIGTQAHRSIFEKLDSDFNRPKPFEAKPKLKRSQSFGVSSASSIKQILLEWCRSKTIGYQNIDIQNFSSSWSDGLAFCALVHSFFPTEFDYNDLTPADPKHNFEVAFTTAEQKAGCDRLIEVEDMMVMGRKPDPMCVFTYVQSLYNHLRKFE; the protein is encoded by the exons ATGAACACAGGCACCCGACCAGTCCAGAATGAGGAGGAGACGGTGTGTGCGGCGCTGGCCCGCTACGAGGCCACTCTGCGGGATGCCGTGCGTGAACTCCATGTGGATGTCAGCGCCTTCAAGCTAGGTGTAGAGCGCCGCCTAGAGGAGGCGGGCCTCCTGACAGGGCCCCTTGGTCACGTCGTgacacagctgcagcaggagaaccGGCAGCTCCGGGCCCAGCTGGAGGCACTGACCCGGCAGGTGGAGGCACTGACTGGGGTGGCGTGCGAGAGAAGCGGCTTCCAGACCGACCTGACCCAGACCTCCCTGCTCGGCCCCAGCACAATCGGGACAGCCTCCCACAGCCCGCAGACTCCACCAGGGCCCGCTGCAAGTTCTGATTCCTGTCCCACAGCAAATCGCTTCTCAAGCCGAGCCCGCTTTTCCCTGTCCGGCAAGATCAGT AGTCCTGAGAAGGAGGAGCCCATAGAAGTGGACCTTGCCCCCGTTCCATCAGTAGTGCAGAATGGCCACACCTCTACTGCAG AGAACTCTATGGCGCCACAGGAAGTGAGGTCTACATTAAGTGATGTACTACAGGAACAGACGGCCCCTGTGTCCATGGTGATGCCACACCTGCCCATTACAGCAACAACCAAAACTGCTGAGTCCTCCGTTGCCCCTGTTACTAAGATACTTGAATCACTGACTGGTCCTATCCAAACCCTAAACCCTGCTGTAAGTGGGACTTCACCTGGTCAGTCCACAGCAAGTAGCTCCCAGTCACAAGCAATTTCAGAGGCTTCTCTTCAGTCAG CACCTGCTGTAAAGACATGGTCCCCAAGTCCAGTGAGAACTCTGGGCTCTCCTCGTGTTACGG aaaaacaTACTTCCATGCCCTCCAAGTCAGTATCTTACCCCGGCATCGCCCCCATTAGCCAGAGCCTGTCCTCCAACAG GGCGGTGGAGGTGGCTGGAGAGAGAAGAAGGGAGCTTGTGCGGTCACAGACTCTTCCGCGAAACATTGGCACCCAGGCCCACCGCTCCATCTTCGAGAAACTGGACTCTGACTTTAACAG GCCCAAGCCCTTTGAGGCCAAGCCCAAGCTGAAACGTTCCCAGAGCTTCGGGGTGTCCAGCGCCAGCAGCATAAAGCAGATCCTCCTAGAGTGGTGCCGGTCCAAAACCATCGGGTACCAG AATATCGACATCCAGAacttctcctccagctggagTGATGGCCTGGCCTTCTGTGCCCTGGTGCACTCCTTCTTCCCAACTGAGTTTGACTACAATGACCTCACGCCCGCAGACCCCAAACACAACTTCGAAGTGGCCTTCACCACTGCCGA ACAGAAAGCTGGCTGTGACCGGCTCATCGAGGTGGAGGACATGATGGTGATGGGACGCAAGCCTGATCCCATGTGTGTTTTCACCTATGTTCAATCCCTCTACAACCACCTGCGGAAATTTGAGTGA